From Candidatus Methylomirabilota bacterium:
CATTCTCGCGCCGGAAGCGCGCGCCCTCATCGAGGCGCTGAACGCCGAGCTATCGAGTCGCTATCCCGAAGAAGGCGCCACCCATTTCCGCCTCGACGCCGAGGAGGTGGTGGACGGCCGAGGGGCATTCCTGATCGCCTCGGTGGCGGGAGAGCCCGTGGGATGCGGGGCGGTTCGACGCATCGAGGAGCGAACCGCCGAGATCAAGCGGATGTATGTCAACCCGGCGGAGCGGAGCCGCGGGGTCGGCCGTGCTCTTCTTGCCGCGCTCGAGGCGGAGGCCCGGGGGCTCGGCATGGCTCGCCTCGTCCTCGAGACCGGCCTTCGTCAGCCCGAGGCCATCGCGCTCTACGAGCGCACTGGCTTCTCGAGAATTGCCCTATTCGGCG
This genomic window contains:
- a CDS encoding GNAT family N-acetyltransferase, yielding MMGKEAAPTGLTIQRSDILAPEARALIEALNAELSSRYPEEGATHFRLDAEEVVDGRGAFLIASVAGEPVGCGAVRRIEERTAEIKRMYVNPAERSRGVGRALLAALEAEARGLGMARLVLETGLRQPEAIALYERTGFSRIALFGEYVGSPLSVCMAKDL